The nucleotide sequence GCAATTTCTGCCGTGTTGTCGTCGCAGTTGTCGGCGATGACAAAGACATCGTAAAGTGTCTTTGGATAATCCAACGATTGTAGATTTTGCAGCAGCTGCCCTATGACAGCACTTTCGTTGTGCGCGGCGATAATGACGGCGAAGGTTTTTTTCGGCGTCAGGATCTTGTTTTCCTTTCTGCGCCACATGCCACAGAAACCGATGAAAAAGTAGTACAGTGTGAACAAGAGTATGATGACCTGCAAAGGAACCATCACGATGTCAAACACATGATTCATAAAAGTCTTTCCCCTTTATTTCGCGACAAATGATGTCTTATTTCCGAAAAAGCAGCGACAAGCTGAAATTGAAAAGACCAAAGACAGAGTATGTGCTGAAAACGGCAAAGAGAACAGCACTCACGATTGCTTCGCGTCCGAGGAAAAGGATCGCGGCAAAAAAGAGTACGGCGAAGATTTTTGAGGCAAGAAAGATCTTTTCTCCCTTCCCCTTGAAGTCCGGATAGTGCACCTCACTGATCATCAGGTAGGCGACAACGATCATCACGAGAGGAAATGCAGGCTCAAGGGATGACGTCTCCATGCCAATGGAACGGAAAAACCAGATGGCCGTTGCAACGAGACAGCCTCCCGCTGGAATTGCAAGCCCCATGAAGAAACCGTGCACGACAGCGACATTCACATTAAAACGAGCCAAGCGCCAAGCGCCGCAAA is from Selenomonas sputigena ATCC 35185 and encodes:
- the pssA gene encoding CDP-diacylglycerol--serine O-phosphatidyltransferase translates to MYKSLIPNILTSANLVLGFCSILSTYNANYTWSTVFILLALVADGLDGRAARFFGVSSEIGKEMDSLCDLVSFGVAPAFLAYTYCLKDLDYFGWAVAIAFALCGAWRLARFNVNVAVVHGFFMGLAIPAGGCLVATAIWFFRSIGMETSSLEPAFPLVMIVVAYLMISEVHYPDFKGKGEKIFLASKIFAVLFFAAILFLGREAIVSAVLFAVFSTYSVFGLFNFSLSLLFRK